Within the Catalinimonas niigatensis genome, the region GGGGTAGTCTTGGCTCTATCAAAATGACCTTTAAGCGCCTTTGGTGTCTTTTTTTCTTTTCTTTCACCATAAGCTAACTGGATCGCTGTATAGCCATCAGTATCTTCATTTTTGACATGCGTGATTACGCAAGGACCAGCTTCTATTAACGTGCATGCGACACTACGTCCATCGGCACCATAGATGCTAGTCATACCAATTTTTTTTCCAATTATTCCCGACATTTTCTAAATATTAACTTCCCTTTTCTAGGGCGTTTTTTCTGTAAAAGACTGCAAATTTAGATATTTTTTCTTCCTTATCAAATTATTACATACGCTTATTCAGAGTATTTTTTATTTTTTTAAGAAAGCTGCTCAATACTCTATAAAAAAAGAACCAATTCTACGAGAGAATTGGCTCTTCTTAAATATATGTATATCAAATTATACTTTGATCTCTACATCAACACCACTCGGCAGTTCAAGTTTCATCAATGCATCTACTGTTTTTGTACTACTAGAATAAATATCTACCAGTCGTTTGTAGGTACAAAGTTGAAATTGCTCACGAGCTTTTTTGTTGACATGCGGTGAACGCAATACAGTGAAGATTTCTTTGCGCGTAGGCAAGGGAATAGGTCCGCTTACTACAGCGCCTGTTGTCTTTACTGCACGTACTATCTTCTCAGAGGACTTATCCACTAAGTTATGATCGTATGACTTAAGTTTAATGCGAATTTTCTGATTCATGATATCTATATATACTCAGAATAGTTTCTAACTTTTTACTGCTACACCATTTGCTTTTGCTATGACTGTCTCTGCGATGTTTGTAGGGACTGGGTCATAGTGAGAGAAAGTAAGACTTGCTACTGCTCTACCAGAAGAGATGGTTCTTAAATCAGTAATATATCCAAAAAGTTCAGACAATGGTACGTCTGCTTTTAACACTTGTGCTCCTCCTTTTGAATCCATACCTTTCATAAGCCCTCTTCTTTTGTTTAAGTCACCTGTCACCGGACCAGTATATTCTTCAGGACAGACTACTTCTACTGCCATAATTGGCTCAAGCAATATTGGCTTAGCTTTTTTGGCGGCAACTTTATAACCTATTCTTGCTGCCATTTCAAATGAGAGAGAATCAGAATCCACATCATGGAAACCTCCGTCATATAACTTTACTCTCATTGCTTCAATAGGATAACCTGCCAAAGGACCATTAGACATTGCTGACTCAAATCCTTTTTGCACCGCAGGAATAAATTCCTTAGGAATTTTACCACCTACAATTGCATTTACGAATTCAAGCCCAATTTTATCATCATCTCTAGGTCCGATCTCAAAAGCAATATCAGCAAACTTACCTTTACCACCGGACTGCTTCTTATAGACTTCCCTGTGCTGTACTGTATCACTTATGGTCTCTTTGTATGCCACCTGAGGAGCTCCCTGGTTAATTTCAACCTTGAATTCTCTCTTTAAACGATCAATGATGATATCCAGGTGAAGTTCTCCCATCCCTCTCAAGATCGTCTGACCAGTCTCCTGATCAGTATTTACTTTCAGAGTAGGGTCTTCTTCTACCAGCTTAGAGATAGCCATACCCAGTTTATCCACATCTTCTTGTGTTTTAGGCTCAATAGCATATCCAATTACCGGCTCAGGGAAAGACATAGATTCTAAGATGACCTGATGCTTTTCATCTGTTAAAGTGTCACCGGTTTTTATGTCTTTAAATCCAACACCTGCTGCAATATCTCCTGCCTCTACCATTGGAATTTGGTTTTGCTTATTGGCATGCATCTGAAGCAGACGAGAAATTCTTTCCTTTTTGTCTGTCCTCATGTTATGTACATAAGAACCAGATTCTAATTTACCTGAGTATACCCGGAAGAATGCCAATCTTCCTACGTAAGGATCGGTAGCAATCTTAAATGCTAATGCAGCAAACGGCTCATCAGGATCGGGCTTACGTGTAATTTTTTTCTCTTCATTATCGGGGTCATGACCAACCACCGGAGGCATATCCAATGGAGATGGCAGGTATTCGCAGACTGCATCAAGAACAGCCTGCACACCCTTATTCTTGAATGCAGAACCACAAAGTACAGGTGAGAAAGACATATCGACAACTGCTTTACGAACAGCGGCCATAATTTCCTCAACTGAAATAGAGTCCGGATCATCAAAGAATTTTTCCAACAAAGTATCATCATACTCAGCAACAGACTCTATTAAATTCTGACGCCATTCATCTGCTGTCTCTTTAAGATCTTCAGGTACATCCATATACTTATAGGTCATACCAAAATTATCTTCATCCCAGATAATAGCTTTATTCACAATAAGGTCAACAACACCTTTAAAAGTTTCTTCAGCGCCAATAGGAATTTGCAAAGGAACAGGCTTAGCACCCAATTTTTCTTTTATTTCTTTGATTACGTTAAAGAAATCAGCCCCTGCCCTATCCATTTTGTTTACAAAGCATATTCTAGGCACTCTGTACTTATCAGCCTGACGCCATACTGTCTCTGATTGAGGCTCCACTCCTGAAACAGCACAGAATAAAGCAATAGCGCCATCAAGTACACGCAGCGAACGCTCTACTTCTACAGTAAAATCAACGTGACCAGGAGTGTCAATAATATTTATTCTATAATCTTTAGTATCATCAACTGGCTGTCCTTGCTCAGTAGGGTATTTCCAAAATGTAGTTGTCGCTGCTGAGGTAATTGTAATACCACGCTCCTGTTCTTGCTCCATCCAGTCCATAGTAGCAGCCCCTTCATGAACTTCACCAATTTTGTGAGTCATACCCGTATAAAATAAGATACGCTCAGTAGTCGTGGTTTTTCCAGCATCAATGTGTGCCATGATGCCTATATTACGTAAAAATCGTAAGTCTCTCTTTGCCATTTCTTAAAACTTAAAGTGTGAGAACGCTTTATTTGCTTCTGCCATTCTGTGTGTATCGTCCTTCTTCTTCACAGCAGCACCTTCACCTTTAGACGCAGCAACAATCTCTCCTGCCAGTCTTTGTGCCATCGTTTTCTCCCCACGTAACCTTGCGTAGCGAATCATCCACTTTATACCTAAAGATGTCTTCCTTGAAGGACGTACCTCTAAAGGCACTTGAAAGGTAGCACCGCCAACACGTCTACTTTTTACCTCTACAGAAGGAATAATATTATTAAGCGCTTTCTTCCAAACCTCTAATCCATTGTCATTAGTTCGCTCTTCTACAATTTTTACTGCATCATAGAAAATAGTATATGCCACGCTCTTCTTACCATCTACCATCAGATAGTTCACAAAACGGGTTACCTGCGTATCATTAAATTTAGGATCAGGTAATACATACCTTTTCTTAGGTTTCGTCTTCCTCATAACGGATTATTTTTTCGGTCTTTTTGCTCCATACTTTGATCTTGCCTGTAGTCTACCACTTACACCAGCTGTATCTAAAGCTCCTCTTATAATATGGTATCTTACACCAGGCAAATCTTTCACTCTACCACCGCGTATCAACACGATAGAGTGCTCCTGGAGGTTATGTCCCTCCCCTGGTATATAGGCGTTAACTTCTCTTCCATTGGTAAGCCTTACCCTTGCTACTTTACGCATAGCCGAGTTAGGCTTTTTAGGAGTAGTAGTGTATACTCTGGTACATACACCACGTCTTTGAGGACAAGCATCCAGTGCAGGAGACTTTGACTTGGAAGTCAGCTTTGTCCTTCCTTTCCTTACTAATTGCTGTATAGTGGGCATTAATTTCTTACGTTTACGTACTGCTTTTGCAAATTAAGGTGCAAAGCTACGGATAATGTTAATGTAAAACAAATTGTATTCTTTGATTTTAAAACTAAGCTTCGCCTATTGTACCCCCAAAATTAATGGGAAATTTAGGGGTATCAGTATTCTGCTTAATTTGACCAAAAGCTTCCTCAAATTTTTCAATATTGTCTTTGAGTGCAAATAGAAGCCTTTTCGCATGCTCAGGTGTCACAATAATTCTTGCCTTTACTTTAGCTTTGGGAGTACCCGGCATCAGGCGGATAAAATCAATGACAAACTCGCTGTTTGAATGAGCAATAGTAGCCAGATTAGCATACTCACCTTCAGCCATTTCCTCTGAAAGTTCAATACTAATCTGGTTACGCTTGTGGCTTTTTTCTTCTTTATTTTCCTCAGCCATGGATTAACTATTTGCTTCCATTGTGCTTCTGGTTTCTTCTTTCTTACTTTCCCGAGACGACTTCAATTGATCATATTCTTCTTTAGAGTGAACAATAATCCTTTCATAAGTGCGTATGCCTGTACCTGCCGGGATTGCATGTCCAACAATAATGTTTTCTTTCAATCCTTTAAGTTCGTCACGCTTTCCTCTGATAGAAGCTTCACTAAGTACTTTAGTTGTCTCCTGGAATGATGCCGCTGACAAGAAACTTTCTGTCCCTAATGACGATTGGGTAATTCCTTGTAATGTAGGTTTAGCCAATGCTGGTTCAGCATCTCTTACCTGGACTATCTTTTTATCCTGCCTCTTCAATGATGAATTTTCATCTCTAAGTTGTCGCTGGCTTACAATCATACCCGGTTTCAACTTTATAGAATCTCCAGAATCCAAAATAACTTTCTTGTCCAGTATCAGGTCATTTTCTTCCCTAAAGGCAAATTTATCAACTACCTGACGCATCAAGAAGGTTGTGTCACCGGCATCCACGATCTCTACCTTTTGCATCATCTGGCTTACAATCACCTCTATGTGCTTATCATTGATCTTCACGCCTTGTAAACGGTACACTTCCTGAATCTCATCCACAAGATATTCCTGAACTGCAGTAGGTCCTTTGATAGACAAAATATCAGCAGGAGTAATTGCACCATCTGATAATGCCATACCCGCCTTGACAAAATCGTTGTCCTGAACAAGAATATGTTTAGAAAGAGGCACTAAATACCTTTTCTTTACACCATCTTTTGATTCAATAAATATCTCCCGGTTACCTCTTTTCACTCCACCATAGGTTACTGCTCCATTGATCGCGCTAACCACCGCAGGATTAGAAGGGTTTCGTGCTTCAAATAACTCGGTCACTCTTGGTAAACCTCCCGTAATATCACGTGACTTACTCATCATACGCGGAATTTTTACCAAAACCTGGCCTGCTTTTACTTTATCACCCTTATCTACTGCCAAGTGAGCGCCTACTGGAATGTTATAAGCTTTAGGCTCATCCAAATCAGAAGCTTTTGTAGGGTTAATAAGTATAGCGGGGTTTTTAGCCTTATCCTTAGTCTCAGTAATTACCTTCTCTCTGTGACCTGTATGCTCATCAAACTCTTCTTTGAAAGTGATTCCCTGTTCAATAGCTTCAAAATCTACTGTACCCTCATATTCAGAGAGTATAACTGCATTGTACGGATCCCAGTTGCAAAGTTCCTGTCCTTTCTTCACCTTTTCACCCTCTTTTACTTTCAGGAATGAACCATAAGGCACATTATTGGTAGAGAGTACTTTGCCTGATTTTTCATCAAGAATTTTAATTTCTCCCGACCTTCCCATGACCACAGTTTTGGCTTCTCCTTCGTCATCAGTAGTTTTGAGGTATTTTATTTCTTCGTACTCTACGACACCATCAAACTTAGACTTGATCATCGCATCAACGGCAATGTTTGAAGCTGTACCACCCACGTGGAATGTTCTCAAAGTAAGCTGTGTGCCTGGCTCACCGATAGACTGTGCTGCAATTACGCCTACAGCCTCTCCGATTTGCACCATTTTACCGGAAGCTAAATTTCTTCCGTAACAATTTGAACAAATACCATGACGAGTTTCGCAAGTCAATGGAGAGCGAATCTCCATTTCATCTATACCACTGTTATCAATACGCTGCGCAATCTTCTCGGTAATTTCCTCACCTGATTTTATCAGCAACTCATTGCTTATCGGATCATATTCATCATTTACTGCAACCCGGCCAAGTATTCTTTCTGAAAGTGGTTCAACAATTTCTTCATTGTCTTTCAACGCTGACACTCTCAGTCCTCTCACAGTACCACAGTCAAAATCACGGATTACCACGTCTTGTGCCACATCTACCAAACGACGGGTCAGGTAACCTGCATCTGCAGTTTTCAGTGCTGTATCGGCCAAACCTTTACGAGCACCGTGGGTAGAGATAAAGTACTCAATTACGTCGAGTCCTTCTTTGAAGTTGGAGAGGATAGGGTTTTCTATAATCTCTCCTACTGAACCTTGAAGGTTTTTCTGAGGCTTAGCCATCAGACCTCTCATTCCACCCAACTGTCTGATCTGCTCTCGTGAACCTCTCGCTCCAGAGTGCATCATCATATAAATAGAGTTAAAGCCTTGACGGTCTTCCTCCATCTGCTTCATAAGCGCAGCCGTAATCTGAGAGTTTACTCTTGTCCAGATATCAATCACCTGATTATAACGCTCGTTATCTGTGATCAGACCCATGAAGTAGTTATTCTTCACAGCATCCACCTCGTTCTTCGCTTGCTCTACCAGCTTATCTTTTTGTCCAGGAACTACGATATCATCCAGACCAAAAGATAGTCCACCTTTATAAGCCGATTGGAATCCTAGTTCTTTAATATCATCTAAGAACTTCGCGGCTCTTGATACTCCAGCAATTTTGAAGACTGTTGCAATAATTTGTTGCAATTTCTTTTTTGTCAAAAGCTCGTTTACATAGCCTACTTCCTCAGGAATCAGCTGGTTAAATATCACCCTTCCGGCAACCGTTTCTACAAGCTGTACACTCAGTTCGTTGGTTTCCTCATCTCTCACTTTAACCCTTACCTTGATATAGGCATGTTTGGAAACACACTTTTCATTGATGGCCAGGATTACTTCCTCAGGGGAATAAAAGGTCATTCCTTCTCCCTCTACCGCCAAATCTTCAGTACTTCTTCTTCCCTTAGTCACATAATAAAGACCTAATACCATGTCCTGAGAAGGTACAGTAATAGGGGCACCATTCGCAGGGTTCATAATATTATGAGAAGAAAGCATCAGCATAGAAGCTTCCAGGATAGCCTCATGTCCAAGAGGAACATGTACCGCCATCTGGTCACCATCAAAGTCAGCGTTAAAGGCTGTACATACCAATGGGTGCAGTTGTATCGCTTTTCCCTCAATCAACTTAGGCTGAAATGCCTGAATACCCAGACGGTGAAGTGTAGGAGCACGGTTCAGCATGACTGGATGTCCTTTCAATACGTTTTCCAGAATATCCCAAACCACAGGATCTTTGCGATCCACAATTTTCTTGGCAGATTTTACGGTTTTAACAATACCGCGCTCAATCAGCTTGCGAATAATAAAAGGCTTGAAAAGCTCGGCAGCCATATCTTTGGGCAGACCACACTCATGCATTTTCAATTCAGGTCCTACGACGATGACCGAACGACCGGAATAATCCACACGCTTACCTAACAGGTTTTGACGGAAACGTCCCTGCTTACCTTTAAGCATATCACTCAAAGACTTTAATGCTCGGTTTCCATCAGAACGTACAGCATTCACTTTACGTGAGTTATCAAACAATGAGTCTACCGCTTCCTGCAGCATGCGCTTCTCATTTCTAAGAATTACTTCAGGCGCTTTAATATCAATTAGACGCTTCAGACGGTTATTTCTGATAATTACCCTACGATACAGGTCATTCAAGTCAGAAGTAGCAAATCTACCACCATCCAAAGGTACCAATGGACGTAACTCAGGCGGAATCACCGGCACCATTTTGATCACCATCCACTCAGGGCGGTTTTCGATACGGGTTTTGGCATCGCGGAAAGATTCTACTACTTTCAGGCGCTTAAGTGCTTCAGCTTTACGTTGCTGAGAAGTATCGGTCTGTGCCTGATGTCTCAGGCTATAGGATAATTCGTCCAGTTCAAGACGAGCCAGGAGCATTTCCAAGGCCTCTGCTCCCATCTTGGCAATAAATTTATTTGGATCGTTATCATCCAGCTTTTGGTTATCAGCTGGCAGTTTGTCAATAATGTCGAGATACTCATCTTCTGTTAAGAAATCTAAGTAACTGATTCCATCTTCTGCCTTAATACCGGGCTGTACGACCGCATATCTTTCGTAATAGATAATCTGATCCAGCTTTTTGGTCGGAAGCCCAAGAAGATATCCGATTTTGTTGGGAAGCGATCTGAAATACCAAATATGAGCAACAGGTACTACCAGCTCAATATGCCCCATTCTTTCACGGCGCACTTTCTTTTCAGTAACTTCAACACCACATCTGTCACATATAATACCTTTATATCGTATTCTCTTGTATTTCCCACAGTGACATTCCCAGTCTTTTACAGGACCAAAAATGCGCTCACAAAACAAACCTCCCATTTCAGGCTTATATGTCCTGTAGTTAATGGTTTCCGGTTGTGTTACTTCACCGTGAGAGCTCTCCAGTATGGATTCAGGTGAAGCCAAACTGATTGTTACAGTGGAGAAATCATTAGAGATTTTTCTATTTTTCTTGAATGCCATAGGTGAATGTTTATTTCATGAATGGAAGAAAGCCCACATCCTTAGCAGATGTGGGGCATTCAATAATTTACTCAAGCGTAATTTCTAAAGCCAGACCTCTGAGTTCATGTACCAGTACATTGAAAGACTCAGGAATATTTGGCTTAGGCAGGTTTTCACCTTTTACAATGGCTTCGTAAGCCTTGGCTCTACCTACTACATCATCAGACTTGACAGTAAGAATTTCCTGGAGTACGTGCGAAGCCCCGAAAGCTTCCAATGCCCAAACCTCCATCTCACCGAAACGCTGCCCACCAAACTGTGCTTTACCACCAAGGGGCTGCTGCGTGATGAGAGAGTATGGTCCAATAGAACGCGCGTGCATCTTATCATCTACCAAGTGTCCTAATTTCAACATATAGATGACACCAACCGTTACTTTCTGGTCAAATTTTTCTCCGCTTAGCCCGTCATACAATTCGGTACGGCCAAATTCAGGGAGACCAGCATCTTTAAGTTCCTTGGCTACATCATCCAGGGTGGCGCCATCAAAGATAGGTGTACTGTATTTTCTTCCCAGCTTTAATCCTGCCCATCCTAATACAGTTTCATAAATCTGTCCCAGGTTCATACGTGAAGGCACGCCTAAGGGGTTTAATACAATATCGACTGGTGTTCCGTCGGCCATAAACGGCATATCTTCTTCACGAACAATTTTAGCAACTACACCTTTGTTTCCGTGACGACCTGCCATTTTATCTCCTACTTTCAGCTTACGCTTTTTGGCGACATATACTTTAGCCAGTTGGACAATACCCGCAGGAAGTTCATCGCCTACTTCAAGCGTGAAGCGTTCACGCTTAAAATGCGCAGTCAGCTCATTACGTGTCTGATTATAATTTTTGACCATTTCAAACACTAGATGATTCGCATGCTCATCTTCAGTCCAGTTCTCGATAATCAGATCCGAAATCAGATTCGCTTCTTCAGGTACGTTGTAGTTACTCTCATCTCTGTAAATATTCTTTTCGGGGAAAAGATTATTCTCGATGTTAGCCCTAGAATATTTCACTCCTTTGGAAATAATCTCATCTCCAAATTTGTGCTTGACACCCTGAGATGATTTTCCTTCCAGAAGACCCACCAATTTATTGATCATGGTGGCTCTCAATCCTATTAGATCTTTCTTGTACTTTACTTTAAGATTTTCAACCTCTTTCTTCGCTTTAGCACGAAGGTCCTTGTCTTTCTTAGGACGAGAGAAGAGCTTAGTGTCAATGACTACTCCACGCAACGAAGGAGAAGCTTTTAGAGAAGCATCTTTAACATCGCCTGCTTTGTCACCAAAAATAGCTCTTAGCAATTTTTCTTCTGGTGTAGGATCAGTTTCTCCTTTAGGAGTAATTTTACCAATCAGGATATCTCCTTCTTTTACATCAGCACCCACACGGATAATACCGTTTTCATCCAGGTTTTTGACTGCTTCCTCGCTCACGTTCGGAATTTCAGAAGTTAATTCTTCCTCTCCACGTTTGGTATCTCTCACTTCCAGTTCAAACTCTTCAACGTGAATAGAAGTAAAGATATCATCTCTTACTACTTTCTCTGAAATTACTATCGCATCCTCAAAGTTATATCCCTGCCAAGGCATAAAAGCCACCATCATATTTCTACCCAAAGCTAACTCTCCATTTTCGGTAGCATAACCTTCGCAGAGTGGTTGACCTTTTTTCACTCTTTCACCTTTCAGTACAATAGGCTTCAGGTTAACGCAGGTATCTTGATTGGTTCTGCGGAATTTTGTCAGGTAATAAGTCTTTAAGTCTCCCTCAAAACTTACCAGTCTCTGCTCGTCAGTAAGATCATATCGCATAACGATCTTACGGCCTTCTACATATTCTACTACGCCATTTTCCTCAGCCAATACCAATGAACGGGAATCTAAAGCTACCCTGGCTTCCAAGCCTGTTCCCACGATTGGAGCTTCAGGATTGAGCAGAGGTACTGCCTGACGTTGCATGTTAGATCCCATCAAAGCACGGTTAGCATCATCATGTTCCAGAAATGGAATCATAGAAGCTGCCACTGATACAATCTGGTTAGGTGCTACGTCCATATAAGTTACCTGACCTGGTTCAACTACTGGGAAGTCACCTTCGTAACGCGCCTTGACCGTCTCATTGATGAATTTACCATTATTCTGTAATGGAGCATTTGCTTGGGCAATATTATGTGTATCTTCTTCTTCTGCAGTCAGATAAAGCACATCACCGCTCATATCCACTTTGCCTTCATCTACTTTACGATAAGGGGTTTCAATGAATCCCATATGATTCACCTTAGCATGTACACAAAGAGAAGAAATCAATCCAATATTGGGTCCTTCAGGTGTTTCAATCGTGCATAACCTTCCGTAGTGTGTATAGTGTACGTCACGCACCTCAAATCCAGCTCTCTCTCTAGACAAGCCACCAGGTCCTAAAGCAGACATACGACGCTTATGTGTCACCTCAGCCAATGGATTGGTTTGATCCATAAACTGAGAAAGTTGGTTGGTTCCAAAGAATGAGTTGATCACAGAAGAAAGTGTACGCGCATTGATCAGGTCAACAGGCTTGAAATCTTCATTATCACGAACATTCATCCTTTCTTTGATGGTACGTGCCATACGGGCAAGGCCTACACCAAACTGGCTGTAAAGTTGCTCCCCTACAGTTCTCACTCTTCTGTTGCTCAGGTGGTCAATATCATCCACTACAGCACGGGAGTTGATCAGACCAATAAGATACTTTACAATTTTGATGATATCCTCAGTTGTGAGCACACGTACATCAGAGTCAATCTCCAGATTTAGTTTTTTGTTAATACGATAACGACCAACTTCACCTAAATCATAACGCTTATCACTGAAGAACAAGCTTTGGATGATGTCACGAGCAGTTTGCTCATCGGGTGCATCCGTATTACGCAGCTGACGGTATATCTGCTCAACCGCTTCTTTCTCGGAGTTAGAATTATCCTTCTGAAGTGTATTATAAATAATGGAATAATCAGTGATGTTGACATCCTCTCTATGTAGGATAATAGATTCGGTACCAGATTCTACAATGGTATCAATATCCTCCTCACTGAGTATGGAATCTCTTTCCAAAAGCACTTCATTTCTATCAATAGAAACTACTTCTCCGGTATCTTCATCTACAAAGTCTTCTGTCCATGTTCTAAGTACACGTGCAGCAAGCTTTCTTCCTACGTACTGCTTTAGGCTAGACTCTTCAGCTTTTACTTCTTCTGACAGCCCAAATAAATCCAAAATATCCTTATCACTTCCGTAGCCTATTGCTCTTAGGAGAGTAGTTACCGGAAACTTCTTCTTTCTATCAATGTAAGCATACATGACTGCATTTACATCCGTTGCAAACTCTATCCACGAGCCTTTGAACGGAATGATCCTTGCAGAATATAGTTTAGTACCATTGGTATGTTTGCTTTGTGCAAAAAATACGCCGGGCGACCTATGTAATTGTGAAACGATGACCCTTTCAGCTCCATTGATGATAAATGAGCCTTTTTCAGTCATATAAGGAATATTTCCCAAGAAAACTTCCTGCTCAATCGTCTCAAAATCTTCGTTATCCTCATCATTACAGGAAAGGCGAAGTTTTGCCTTTAAAGGAACTGAAAATGTCAGCCCTCTATCAATACTTTCATCAACAGAATACTTAGGAGGGTCAATGACATAATCAATGAATTCCAGCACAAAGTTTTCACGAGAATCCGAAATCGGGAAATTCTCAGCAAATACTTTAAACAGCCCCTCATTACTTCTTCTTTCTGCGGGCGTCTCTATCTGCAAGAAATCCTTAAAAGACTTGACCTGAACATCCAGAAAATCAGGATAATCAAGTACAGTTTTTATGGATGCAAAATTGACGCGTTCTGTGGGTTTATATAAATTAGCCAAAGCCTTCTGGTTTTAAGGTTTTATTAGAATAAAAAGAGTAGTTTTAGGTGTTCTCCTCAAAATTGCAAGGAACCTCTAGACTTAAAAGTATATACAAACAGGAAAAGACCTGACTGAATGGCCAGGCCTAATTGCAAAGCAATCTAGTAATATTTCAATGATTACTTGAGTTCTACTTCTGCCCCAGCTTCTT harbors:
- the rpoB gene encoding DNA-directed RNA polymerase subunit beta, which encodes MANLYKPTERVNFASIKTVLDYPDFLDVQVKSFKDFLQIETPAERRSNEGLFKVFAENFPISDSRENFVLEFIDYVIDPPKYSVDESIDRGLTFSVPLKAKLRLSCNDEDNEDFETIEQEVFLGNIPYMTEKGSFIINGAERVIVSQLHRSPGVFFAQSKHTNGTKLYSARIIPFKGSWIEFATDVNAVMYAYIDRKKKFPVTTLLRAIGYGSDKDILDLFGLSEEVKAEESSLKQYVGRKLAARVLRTWTEDFVDEDTGEVVSIDRNEVLLERDSILSEEDIDTIVESGTESIILHREDVNITDYSIIYNTLQKDNSNSEKEAVEQIYRQLRNTDAPDEQTARDIIQSLFFSDKRYDLGEVGRYRINKKLNLEIDSDVRVLTTEDIIKIVKYLIGLINSRAVVDDIDHLSNRRVRTVGEQLYSQFGVGLARMARTIKERMNVRDNEDFKPVDLINARTLSSVINSFFGTNQLSQFMDQTNPLAEVTHKRRMSALGPGGLSRERAGFEVRDVHYTHYGRLCTIETPEGPNIGLISSLCVHAKVNHMGFIETPYRKVDEGKVDMSGDVLYLTAEEEDTHNIAQANAPLQNNGKFINETVKARYEGDFPVVEPGQVTYMDVAPNQIVSVAASMIPFLEHDDANRALMGSNMQRQAVPLLNPEAPIVGTGLEARVALDSRSLVLAEENGVVEYVEGRKIVMRYDLTDEQRLVSFEGDLKTYYLTKFRRTNQDTCVNLKPIVLKGERVKKGQPLCEGYATENGELALGRNMMVAFMPWQGYNFEDAIVISEKVVRDDIFTSIHVEEFELEVRDTKRGEEELTSEIPNVSEEAVKNLDENGIIRVGADVKEGDILIGKITPKGETDPTPEEKLLRAIFGDKAGDVKDASLKASPSLRGVVIDTKLFSRPKKDKDLRAKAKKEVENLKVKYKKDLIGLRATMINKLVGLLEGKSSQGVKHKFGDEIISKGVKYSRANIENNLFPEKNIYRDESNYNVPEEANLISDLIIENWTEDEHANHLVFEMVKNYNQTRNELTAHFKRERFTLEVGDELPAGIVQLAKVYVAKKRKLKVGDKMAGRHGNKGVVAKIVREEDMPFMADGTPVDIVLNPLGVPSRMNLGQIYETVLGWAGLKLGRKYSTPIFDGATLDDVAKELKDAGLPEFGRTELYDGLSGEKFDQKVTVGVIYMLKLGHLVDDKMHARSIGPYSLITQQPLGGKAQFGGQRFGEMEVWALEAFGASHVLQEILTVKSDDVVGRAKAYEAIVKGENLPKPNIPESFNVLVHELRGLALEITLE